In the genome of Actinomadura graeca, one region contains:
- a CDS encoding replication initiator → MSDIIGPVLRDLTRRSGTDLQRWIDQVNALRGCAEPVRLSGESMTLNATTGEVLSSYTTQGEPHGQLMVRCKNRRASRCPSCAEEYRADTYHLIKAGLCGGDKGVPVSVGSHPRVLATLTAPTFGAVHRGPDKAGRVRVCHPRRNGPACWRRHGSDDELIGQPLQPDAYDYAGHVVWNAHAGELWRRFTTYLRRHLAAAAGMTQRAFNQSVKVSFAKVAEYQARGLVHFHAVIRLDGRADGPDAWPAPPCWATPGLLDAAIGSAAAAVRLDVEVPSLGRAFRLGFGEQVDVQSIAAFGDGCEISDQAVAGYVAKYATKAAESTGTLDRRVNGDDLAGLAERGVTRHAARLIRTCWHLGDIAAHPELADAKLRKWAHMLGFRGHFTTKSRGYSTTLGTLRGVRAEYTRRRLGRPDPTDETILVVAHWRYLGQGYTAAERQLVETVTGPSPGQGERRPSP, encoded by the coding sequence TTGTCCGACATCATCGGGCCGGTACTGCGAGACCTGACGCGCCGGTCCGGGACCGATCTGCAACGTTGGATCGATCAGGTCAACGCACTTCGCGGCTGCGCCGAACCCGTTCGCCTGTCTGGTGAGTCGATGACCCTGAACGCGACCACGGGCGAAGTGCTCTCGTCCTACACCACGCAAGGTGAACCACACGGACAACTCATGGTGCGCTGCAAGAACCGGCGCGCGTCCCGCTGCCCATCGTGCGCGGAGGAGTACCGCGCCGACACCTATCACCTGATCAAAGCCGGGTTGTGCGGCGGGGACAAAGGGGTTCCCGTCTCAGTGGGATCACATCCCCGTGTGCTCGCGACCCTGACCGCGCCAACCTTCGGGGCCGTGCATCGCGGCCCGGACAAGGCCGGGAGGGTCCGGGTCTGTCACCCACGCCGCAACGGTCCCGCATGCTGGCGACGTCACGGCTCCGACGACGAGCTGATCGGACAGCCTCTCCAACCCGACGCCTACGACTACGCGGGCCACGTGGTATGGAACGCGCATGCCGGGGAGCTGTGGCGACGCTTCACTACCTACCTGCGGCGGCACTTGGCTGCTGCGGCTGGCATGACACAGCGGGCCTTCAATCAGTCAGTCAAGGTCTCCTTCGCCAAAGTCGCCGAATATCAGGCGCGCGGCCTTGTCCATTTCCACGCTGTCATCCGGTTGGACGGGCGCGCCGATGGCCCGGACGCCTGGCCCGCTCCGCCGTGCTGGGCGACGCCCGGCCTCCTCGATGCGGCCATCGGCTCGGCTGCGGCTGCTGTACGCCTGGACGTCGAGGTACCGAGCCTGGGCCGTGCCTTCCGGCTCGGCTTCGGTGAACAGGTCGATGTCCAGTCCATCGCGGCGTTCGGGGACGGCTGTGAGATCAGTGATCAGGCCGTTGCCGGGTACGTCGCCAAGTACGCCACCAAAGCTGCCGAGAGCACGGGCACACTGGACCGGCGCGTCAACGGAGACGACCTTGCCGGGCTCGCTGAACGTGGCGTTACGCGGCACGCGGCCCGGCTCATTCGTACGTGCTGGCATCTGGGCGACATTGCCGCCCATCCCGAACTTGCCGATGCCAAGCTCCGCAAGTGGGCGCACATGCTGGGCTTTCGCGGTCATTTCACCACCAAGTCGCGCGGCTACTCCACCACGCTCGGCACGCTTCGCGGCGTCCGCGCGGAGTACACCCGTCGTCGTCTGGGCCGCCCTGATCCGACCGACGAAACGATCCTCGTAGTGGCGCACTGGCGCTACCTCGGGCAGGGATATACCGCTGCTGAACGGCAGCTCGTCGAGACGGTGACAGGGCCATCGCCCGGCCAGGGCGAGCGGAGACCTTCGCCATGA
- a CDS encoding helix-turn-helix domain-containing protein: MNAHPNLLPSDEVLDGGPVLSEVWYTTEQLAVLLAVDPSTLRRWRTGRPLQGPPFVRLSGAVTRYNAADVRRWMLRHRIDPDEGAL, translated from the coding sequence ATGAACGCTCACCCCAATCTCCTGCCATCAGACGAGGTGCTCGATGGCGGGCCGGTGTTGTCGGAGGTCTGGTACACCACGGAGCAGCTCGCGGTGCTCTTGGCCGTGGATCCCTCGACTCTGCGCCGGTGGCGGACTGGGCGACCGTTGCAGGGGCCTCCGTTCGTCCGGCTGAGCGGGGCCGTCACGCGCTACAACGCGGCCGACGTCCGCCGCTGGATGCTGCGCCATCGGATCGACCCGGACGAGGGCGCCCTGTGA